The genomic segment gtttttttgtcttgtgtgaaATAAAGTTGGTGGCTATATCTGTATTTCCTTcctattataataataataataataataatattcataataatgCAACGGAAAATACTGAATAATATTATGGACAGCAGAgatacggtgtgtgtgtgtgtgtgtgtgtgataaattgtgtcatgaagaaataaaatgatatgtAAGTGGGacgttttgtttttacaggaagtAAGGATAATATAACGTTCGGGGGGCGtggtttgttttgaattttcttttctccaatAGTTGGTGACCTACAGCGCGCGCTCATCGCTGTCTGGACCAATCAGCGCTGTCATCGCTCCGGCAGCTCCTTTATAAAGCCGCTGTTCGCAGGTTGGTCTCAGTATTTCTGTCCTGTGAacgcagagagaagagaaactaCAATGGCGAGAACCAAGCAGACGGCCCGTAAATCCACCGGAGGAAAAGCTCCCAGGAAGCAGCTGGCCACCAAGGCCGCCCGGAAGAGCGCCCCGGCCACCGGCGGAGTGAAGAAGCCCCACAGGTACCGGCCCGGTACCGTGGCTCTGAGAGAGATCCGCCGCTACCAGAAGTCCACCGAGCTGCTGATCCGCAAGCTGCCCTTCCAGCGCCTGGTCCGGGAGATCGCCCAGGACTTCAAGACCGACCTGCGCTTCCAGAGCTCCGCCGTCATGGCCCTGCAGGAGTCCAGCGAGGCTTACCTGGTCGGCCTGTTCGAGGACACCAACCTGTGCGCCATCCACGCCAAGAGGGTCACCATCATGCCCAAAGACATCCAGCTGGCCCGCCGCATCCGCGGGGAGCGAGCTTAGACTGACCCCGGATCAGTTTAACACCACAACGGCTCTTTTTAGAGCCACACACTCGATCTGAGAGCAACAAGTCCTCActaacactgaaacacacaatcatGGTATAACACAACGACACAAAGGGTCACAATCACAGTGTGGAACACAAACAGGTGTCACAATCACAGCACACTGAGAACAGACTCCATGTTGTATCCAAACGATTAGACTTGATGTATTCAAAATATATTAAGGATCATAATAACATGAGCCTCTTCTAATGAACACAGCTTATAAAACGAAGAGTCAAATGTTTTTGCAATGatttgtgtcatgaatcacatttAAAGACAGTTATTTATCTACATAATTCATCTTTAATGATCTGAGTCTTGACTGTGAAAACGTGACTTAAACAAGATGTTACTGATATAAATTAGACATGAGTCTGTGTTGGACTGATGACCATCACATCGTGAGATGTGATGTTCTGAATTCCTTTTGGATGGAACTGTAAACAAACCTAcctttgcctttattttgaaaatccgATGTAGCGCCAAACGGAAACCTCGTCGTTCATACAGGAAGTGACCCCGGCTGTGTTCTGATTGGTCGGTCGCCGTTACGCTCGTAGTAGCCAATGAACGAGCAGTTGCTTGATATATAAACCGGGTGTCGCCGGTCTGTCGCTACTTCTTCTGCGGAGGAAACAGTGTAGTGTGACGTCGCATCATGTCTGGAAGAGGAAAAGGTGCCGGTAAGGTTCGATCCAAGGCCAAGAGCCGCTCGTCCCGGGCCGGGCTTCAGTTCCCGGTCGGCCGCGTCCACAGGCTGCTCAGGAAGGGGAACTACGCTCAGCGTGTCGGGGCCGGAGCTCCGGTCTACCTGGCGGCGGTGCTGGAGTACCTGACCGCCGAGATCCTGGAGTTGGCCGGAAACGCCGCCCGCGACAACAAGAAGACCAGAATCATCCCCCGACACCTGCAGCTCGCCGTCCGCAACGACGAGGAGCTCAACAAGCTGCTCGGAGGAGTCACCATCGCTCAGGGCGGCGTGCTGCCCAACATCCAGGCCGTCCTGCTGCCCAAGAAGACCGAGAAGGCTGCCAAGAAGTGAACACCCCGAACCGAACTGAACCTCCACAAAcggctcttttaagagccacTCACTCCTCTGAAGAGCCCAGGCCTCAAACATTAATGGCTCCTGACTCCtcaaacattaattaacattaacataaaacacGACTTCGCATCGTGTTTACACAGCTCATTCATTTCTTAACTTTGAAACAATAAAGCTTTTAATGCAAaagatgttaatgttttaagtACACTTGCATATTGTGTCTACAGTTGTAATGACCGACTTACAGTAGGAACACCAGACAGTTTAATTGAATCTTCTCAGCTGAGTGTTGACATTATAAATGTACTTCTATCTACAGACATTCTCTCTCTGAACAAAGACAATTTATTGATCCTATTGTGTCATGAATTGCATACGTCCGTCAGGCTTGTGTATATAATATTGTATTCACAGCCAATCATTGTTTTACCCAGGGTTAAACGTTGGGGTAATTATTCTGTTACAATTGTTCATGACTCATTATTACAAGGTTGAACAGCTCAATTTGTTGAACCAAACTCCATTTCTGCGTGTTTGTCCCCAGCAGCAGTCAGGTGACTCTAGCAggtgagttaaaaaaaacccttcgACTCATGGTGTCTGTCACCACTACTGTGTTGTTGTAGTGAgtcagtcaacaacaacaacacaactgcaTCCATGTTGTCATCAGTCAGCTGATTCATGTTTAGATTGAGACGGTTCTGGCTCCTTATGGCAGCACCGTGAACCGTCACTGCTACTGTCACTGTATGAAGAAGCTCAACTGACTGAAATAATGCTGCAGTTTATTACAGTAGGTGCGTCAATGGCTGTAAACAGAATCGCAAACGGAATGAGGTAGTAAACAATATATGTACCTTCACGTTAATTCAAGCCTTAATTTCAGGGCATATTTATTCATTGGGCCATTTCCGTACCTATTTTGGCAGGTTTGTCTTGGTTTACATTGCCTACCTTATGAGGTCCAAACTCTTATTTCTTCACAGTCAGATAACTTTAGTTGTACATGAATGACATACGCtttaattcttacatgttgcagcAACATTGTAATATAATTCACAGTCAAACctgtctgcagagacacacacctgaTCAAATTTGTGTAACTATATTTGCGTGAGGAGCCATTAATGTTTGAGGCCTGGGCTCTTCAGAGGAGTGAGTGGCTCTGAAAAGAGCCGTTTGTGGAGGTTCGGTTCGGTTCGGGGTGTTCACTTCTTGGCAGCCTTCTCGGTCTTCTTGGGCAGCAGGACGGCCTGGATGTTGGGCAGCACGCCGCCCTGAGCGATGGTGACTCCTCCGAGCAGCTTGTTGAGCTCCTCGTCGTTGCGGACGGCGAGCTGCAGGTGTCGGGGGATGATTCTGGTCTTCTTGTTGTCGCGGGCGGCGTTTCCGGCCAACTCCAGGATCTCGGCGGTCAGGTACTCCAGCACCGCCGCCAGGTAGACCGGAGCTCCGGCCCCGACACGCTGAGCGTAGTTCCCCTTCCTGAGCAGCCTGTGGACGCGGCCGACTGGGAACTGCAGCCCGGCCCGGGACGAGCGGCTCTTGGCCTTGGATCGAACCTTACCGGCACCTTTTCCTCTTCCAGACATGATGCGACGTCACACTACACTGTTTCCTCCGCAGAAGAAGTAACGACAGACCGGCGACACCCGGTTTATATATGAAGCAACTGCTCGTTCATTGGCTACAACGAGCGTAACGGCGACCGACCAATCAGAACACAGCTGGGGTCACTTCCTGTATGAACGACGAGGCTTCCGTTTGGCGCTACATcggattttcaaaataaaggcaaaggTAGGTTTGTTAACAGTTCAAAAGGAATTCAGAACTTTTAGCAGGTGATCACAGATTCTTCCACACGAGTCCTGTAAACACTCGTCACTGAATAAATAGGACCCTAAATCCGCAGAATTAGATTTATTACCAAGAAGGATTTTACACCAACGAGGAATTTGTCTTGGTGGGGAAGGTGCGGACATTTAAGACGACAAACAATAAACAGTGACTATgatatatacaatataatcaAACAGGGACATAAAGTGTGACATGAGAtaaattaagataaataaaGATGGAAGAGTTGTACAGGAAAGTTACACTTTATAAAAATATACCCTACAAatatctggggctgcagctggatgacaggttggactggacagcaaacatggacgctgtacacaggaaaggacagagccgtctgtacttcctgagagggctggggtccttcaacatatgcaaaaaactgctgcagatgttttaccagtctgtggtggccagcgtcctcttctacgctgtggtttgctggggaggatgcagcaagaagagggacgctgcccgactggacagactggtgaggagagctggctcagtggtgggcacagagctggactctctggtgactgtggcagagagaaggaccctggacaaactgctgtccatactggacaacacccaccaccctctgcacaacaccttcagcaggcagaggagcgtgttcagtggcagactgctgtctcaatcctgctccaccaacagacacaataactctttcgtccccctggccatcaggctgtacaacagctcgcagtgatgtcaggaagcacactagacaatggacaaatgcactcaaaagcactcatcttttatagcccaatttaatttaattgtacaccgtcccctgtccccttaatactctttacctctatgtcactttatatttttaatatcacttgatattttcatacagttgtacaaaacatttttataacattttttgttccatatttttatttctactgtttctttgatattgtatgtatgttcaatgtatgttcaatgtttgttattgctactggatgcttgaatttcctccgggatcaataaagtatctatctatctatctatctatctatctatctatctatctatctataaataataaaaataataaattgtgtTATAGTCATTTTCAACAgtaagagaaaatgaaaagatcaCAAACAAGTAAACAGTCAAGACATGGATCatcattttgtttactttatccaatgttggaaaaaagaaaagaaaacttaaataaagaatagaattaaaaaaagacatggatCATTAAAGATGTATTATGTAGATAGATAACTGTCTTTCAAAAACATTTGGCTGCACAAGTGACACACAGATACTGAGCTGTAACTTAATGAATTAAAATAGTTGattacaaatatatttaaagtaTAAACATGTTTAGttctaaatgtgtgtttggactggatggatttgtttgtgttgtagttAAATCCAGGGGGCAGTAGGGAGGGCAGTTAGTGGCCCCAACACATGGAGCTGGATGGTGGACTGGGTGACAGTGgagctgatctcagagcagtttagactgcagcactgacagtcaGCTCCACTTGTTGTGATTGGTCCTTCAGTCACTGCTGGATgaagctctcctctccactccacctcccagtaacacgGCCCAGTCAGAGCCTGTCCACCCaccagctgatggtgctgcttcAACCTGTCTGGATCATCAGGACACAGCTGATCCTctcaacacctccacctttCATCACTCCCACCtgaagagagaatgagagagagcagaagtgaTCCATGAGTGTTTCCAGAGactccctccatcagctgtcagtcagtgatatAAAGACCAGCAGGACTTCAGTCCTGTTCAGACCACAAGTGGAGCGGCTGTGTAGCGTAGCCAGCTTCCTTTCAGCTTCATGTTAACGTGTTGGAGTGAAGCTCACAGGTTTACTCTGCAGGTTTCACTCAAgtacacagtgaaataaactgCACAGGGTCCCTGAACGCATCATCACTGCAGAGGCACTTTAatgatgattgacagctgttaAAAACCAGAGTCTCAGTCACACCTGAATATTTCATCTGCTTTGAAACattacaaacatgtaaatatggaGTCTGTTGTAAAACATGTGGAGCAAACAAAAGACTGATGGACAGATGAATATATGATGTTAAAGCTCCTACATGTTcatacacagactgacagtcaAGCATCAGCTGTGGTTACTGGACTTCAGCACAGCTTCTGCTCTGTACAAACACCACATGGTTACTAAATGTAATGATGGTTCTCTGAAACCTGAGCAGTGATTTGCAGGCTTCAGTCAGACTGATCtgtacggtggccctgaaggtcaaaacacatcaacaccTCAGATTACAGAAAAAGTGGGACAGCGTTCTTGTTTGTAATTGGACAGAACCCGAGTCCCTGTGGACAGTTTGATgttgttgtgaaatgttgtgttttgaccttcagggccaccgtagaCCTGAGAGCTGTGAcacagatcagctgatcagtTCTTTAGTGTTTTAGAGAAATCACATGTGATGAATGAGGACGACTGTCTCTACACATCctgtgatgctgtcagctgTAATCCAGCTTTACTTCCTGTAGACacgaacacaacaacaacagtcgtCTTCACATCAACTCAACACCAGATCACAACAAGCTTCTGGctcgtctgattggctgactgttctctctctgtctctctgtccaatCATGAAGCCAGTCACCGTTCTCCTCTCACAGCTTCACTTGATACTGACTGTGTTCAGAACAATACTGCTGAAACCAGCATGGACTGACTCCAACCCTCtactgacctcagagtctccagtctgcagtgtggaCTGTCCTTCagatcagacagcagcttcactcctgaatcctgcagcttgtttcctctcaggtccagctctctcagatgggaggggttggacttcagagctgaggccagagaatcACAGCTGATCTTTGACAAACTGCATCTCtccaatctgaataaagaacaaatgatgaagataaaaatcagtttataatccaatcagatgtgttcaggtttAAATGTGCAGCTCAACATCACTGTGTCCTAATTAAGGTGCTCTGATTGTTATCAGACGATATTGGTTCTGAATAGTTTGATGGGTGGTCTGTAAAAGGGCCAATCAGAAGAGCCGATCAgataaacacaggagacagtttgtctttaatacatgcagcatggagagaagagccacagtgttctctgcagtcttcCACATTGTCTTGACTTGTATACAGCAGAACAGTGGTTACATACTTTATGACAGGTGTTACTCATGCCTTCCCCAAGGCAGTGACCCTCTGATGTTTGACTGGACAATAAGTGTCATCCTAGCTGCCTTCTGTTATCATCCTCATATGAACTCCTCACCTGTTCTATCCCTGACACCTCCCCACACCTCAGGTGAAGGGgaatctcccctcctctcacatcctgacaTCTTCTCTACCATACATTGATATTTGAATCCAAAACTGTATAATTCCCAccagttagaacagtgtggaactaaagtggcctgtaaagacggactagtgagtagatgagtctctgtgttcgctgtgaggacgtttaatgtccccgacaacctctgtagtctcattcagacacttgttagcaaccgctaactgttgttaacacatgaagagcttcagaattaaactgtgggacatttaatgatgattttatgtTGGAGAACAAAACGTGTAAATATGTTCAGTCTGTGGTAACCACACACCTgattacacacatttaactgaaaacacattcaacacactcacagactttgaTATGAGGGAACAggatgtgctaacatgctaacagattTCTGGTTTTAGGACTACAGACTACACCTCTCTATAGGGAGGGGAAGCCCCGCCCCTTCAGGTCGACCTCATGGGACCTGATTTCAGTCTAGAAAGTGTCTGTTTgtagtaaataaagtaaaatctcatgtagttttgtgttaaactgctcagtgaacgACTTCGTCACTTAACGACTGTTGGCTGTGTCGTCTTTATAatcacatattttcacagtcttatattttattagttttatgacaaactgaaaCTTTCTTTCTTCAACACACTTCAGACAGTGAAGTGAACTTGATGATTTTAAATCGAACATGAGTTCACAGGATCTTTGGTttccaaaaaatattaattaatttacattttctacagtTTCTTTTAGAAACACAAGTCTTTAGTGACTACACactaaattaaatcaaaaacatgaaaatatgaacaaaagGATGTTTACAAATTTATGTTTGAACATAAATTAGCTTCAgttattaattaaacatttaagatgTCCAACAGTAACAGAGAGTCAGTGAACtcacctcagagtctccagtcgacagtttggactctgcagaaaatcacaaagcagcttcactcctgaatcctgcagcttgttgttactcaggttcagctctctcagatgggaggggttggactccagagctgaggccagagaatcacagctgatctctgacaaactgcagtaactcaatctgaataaagaacaaatgatgaagataaaaatcagtttataatccagtcagatgtgttcaggtttAAATGTGCAGCTCAACATCACTGTGTCCTAATTAAGGTGCTCTGATTGTTATCAGACGATATTGGTTCTGAATAGTTTGATGGGTGGTCTGTAAAAGGGCCAATCAGAAGAGCCGATCAgataaacacaggagacagtttgtctttaatacatgcagcatggagagaagagccacagtgttctctgcagtcttcCACATTGTCTTGACTTGTGTACAGCAGAACAGTGGTTACATACTTTATGACAGGAGTTACTCATGCCTTCCCCAAGGCAGTGACCCTCTGATGTTTGACTGGACAATAAGTGTCATCCTAGCTGCCTTCTGTTATCATCCTCATATGAACTCCTCACCTGTTCTATCCCTGACACCTCCCCACACCTCAGGTGAAGGGgaatctcccctcctctcacatcctgacaTCTTCTCTACCATACATTGATATTTGAATCCAAAACTGTATAATTCCCAccagttagaacagtgtggaactaaagtggcctgtaaagacggactagtgagtagatgagtctctgtgttcgctgtgaggacgtttaatgtccccgacaacctctgtagtctcattcagacacttgttagcaaccgctaactgtttttaacacatgaagagcttcagaattaaactgtgggacatttaatgatgattttatgttggagaacaaaacatgtaaatatgttcagcctgtggtaaccacacacctgattacacacatttaactgaaaacacattcaacacactcacagactttgagacgagggaacaggatgtgctaacatgctaacagattTCTGGTTTTAGGACTACAGACTACACCTCTCTATAGGGAGGGGAAGTCCCGCCCCTTCAGGTCGACCTCATGGGACCTGATTTCAGTCTAGAAAGTGTCTGTTTgtagtaaataaagtaaaatctcatgtagttttgtgttaaactgctcagtgaacgACTTCGTCACTTAACAACTGTTGGCTGTGTCGTCTTTATAatcacatattttcacagtcttatattttattagttttatgacaaactgaaaCTTTCTTTCTTCAACACACTTCAGACAGTGAAGTGAACTTGATGATTTTAAATCGAACATGAGTTCACAGGATCTTTGGTTTCCgaaaaatatgaattaactTACATTTTCTACAGTTTCTTTTAGAAACACAAGTCTTTAGTGACTACACactaaattaaatcaaaaacatgaaaatatgaacaaaagGATGTTTACAAATTTATGTTTGAACATAAATTAGCTTCagttattaattaaatatttaagatGTCCAACAGTAACAGAGAGTCAGTGAACtcacctcagagtctccagtcgacagtttggactctgcagaaaatcacaaagCAGCTTCACTgttgaatcctgcaggttgttgtcactcaggtccagctctctcagatgggaggggttggacttcagagctgaggccagagaatcACAGCTGATCTTTGACAAACTGCAGTAActcaatctgaataaagaacaaatgatgaagataaaaatcagtttataatccagtcagatgtgttcaggtttAAATGTGCAGCTCAACATCACTGTGTCCTAATTAAGGTGCTCTGATTGTTATCAGACGATATTGGTTCTGAATAGTTTGATGGGTGGTCTGTAAAAGGGCCAATCAGAAGAGCCGATCAgataaacacaggagacagtttgtctttaatacatgcagcatggagagaagagccacagtgttctctgcagtcttcCACATTGTCTTGACTTGTATACAGCAGAACAGTGGTTACATACTTTATGACAGGTGTTACTCATGCCTTCCCCAAGGCAGTGACCCTCTGATGTTTGACTGGACAATAAGTGTCATCCTAGCTGCCTTCTGTTATCATCCTCATATGAACTCCTCACCTGTTCTATCCCTGACACCTCCCCACACCTCAGGTGAAGGGgaatctcccctcctctcacatcctgacaTCTTCTCTACCATACATTGATATCTGAATCCAGAACTGTTTAATTCCCACCAGTTAGAACAGTGTgtaactaaagtggcctgtaaagacggactagtgagtagatgagtctccgtgttcgctgtgaggacgtttaatgtccccgacaacctctgtagtctcattcagacacttgttagcaaccgctaactgtttttaacacatgaagagcttcagaattaaactgtgggacatttaatgatgattttatgttggagaacaaaacatgtaaatatgttcagcctgtggtaaccacacacctgattacacacatttaactgaaaacacattcaacacactcacagactttgagacgagggaacaggatgtgctaacatgctaacatgctaacagattTCTGGTTTTAGGACTACAGACTACACCTCTCTATAGGGAGGGGAAG from the Acanthopagrus latus isolate v.2019 chromosome 14, fAcaLat1.1, whole genome shotgun sequence genome contains:
- the LOC119032541 gene encoding histone H3, which gives rise to MARTKQTARKSTGGKAPRKQLATKAARKSAPATGGVKKPHRYRPGTVALREIRRYQKSTELLIRKLPFQRLVREIAQDFKTDLRFQSSAVMALQESSEAYLVGLFEDTNLCAIHAKRVTIMPKDIQLARRIRGERA
- the LOC119032544 gene encoding late histone H2A.L3 encodes the protein MSGRGKGAGKVRSKAKSRSSRAGLQFPVGRVHRLLRKGNYAQRVGAGAPVYLAAVLEYLTAEILELAGNAARDNKKTRIIPRHLQLAVRNDEELNKLLGGVTIAQGGVLPNIQAVLLPKKTEKAAKK
- the LOC119032543 gene encoding late histone H2A.L3, whose amino-acid sequence is MSGRGKGAGKVRSKAKSRSSRAGLQFPVGRVHRLLRKGNYAQRVGAGAPVYLAAVLEYLTAEILELAGNAARDNKKTRIIPRHLQLAVRNDEELNKLLGGVTIAQGGVLPNIQAVLLPKKTEKAAKK